The proteins below are encoded in one region of Brassica napus cultivar Da-Ae chromosome A6, Da-Ae, whole genome shotgun sequence:
- the LOC106351118 gene encoding CLAVATA3/ESR (CLE)-related protein 11-like codes for MKKHPKPCSFLFHISILSVLFVFLLVSCAYTTSYKRKAGTGLGQKRILASNFDFTPFFKKTDRTQRLRRSSAEKKTNSWYNDEDRIVPSGPNPLHH; via the coding sequence CCTTTTCCACATCTCTATACTCTCTGTGCTATTCGtctttcttcttgtttcttgtgCATATACGACCTCGTACAAGCGTAAAGCCGGCACTGGTCTCGGCCAAAAGAGAATTCTAGCAAGTAATTTTGATTTTACTCCATTTTTCAAGAAGACAGATCGTACTCAACGTCTGCGTAGAAGCTCGGCGGAAAAGAAAACTAATTCTTGGTATAATGATGAGGACCGGATCGTACCTAGCGGTCCAAACCCTCTGCATCACTAG